In Coriobacteriia bacterium, the following are encoded in one genomic region:
- a CDS encoding SPFH/Band 7/PHB domain protein, giving the protein MFESLDINFAGVIAIIVAAVIVLWLLSTCIKMVQQTDALIIEFLGSYRATWKAGLHFKLPFVERIVRRVSLKENVVDFEPQSVITRDNVTVQIDTVVFYQVTDPKRYAYGVNNPLAAIENLTATTLRNVIGDLELDQTLTSRESINSRMSIALDEATDAWGIKVNRVELKDITPPQSIRQAMEKQMKAERERRAAILQAEGEKQSQILEAEGNKQSTVLHAEAEKQAKILAAEAEKQAQILAAQGEAEAILSVQKATAQGIEMIREAGADSAVLTLKSLETMQRVADGQATKIIIPSELQGLAGLATTAGELFKATDDPAGSK; this is encoded by the coding sequence ATGTTCGAGTCGCTCGATATCAACTTCGCCGGCGTCATCGCCATCATCGTGGCCGCCGTCATCGTGTTGTGGCTACTGTCCACGTGCATAAAGATGGTGCAGCAGACTGACGCGCTCATCATCGAGTTCCTCGGCAGCTACCGCGCCACGTGGAAGGCTGGCCTGCACTTCAAGCTGCCGTTCGTCGAGCGCATCGTGCGGCGCGTCAGCCTGAAGGAAAACGTCGTCGACTTCGAGCCGCAGTCGGTCATCACGCGCGACAACGTAACCGTGCAGATCGACACCGTCGTGTTCTACCAGGTCACCGATCCCAAGCGCTACGCGTACGGCGTCAACAACCCGCTGGCCGCCATCGAGAACCTCACGGCCACGACGCTGCGCAACGTCATCGGCGACCTCGAGCTCGACCAGACGCTCACGTCGCGCGAGAGCATCAACTCGCGCATGAGCATCGCGCTCGACGAGGCGACGGACGCCTGGGGCATCAAGGTGAACCGCGTCGAGCTCAAGGACATCACGCCGCCCCAGAGCATCCGACAGGCCATGGAGAAGCAGATGAAGGCCGAGCGCGAGCGCCGCGCCGCCATCCTGCAGGCCGAAGGCGAGAAGCAGTCGCAGATCCTCGAGGCCGAGGGCAACAAGCAGTCCACAGTGCTCCACGCCGAGGCCGAGAAGCAGGCCAAGATCCTGGCAGCCGAAGCCGAGAAGCAGGCACAAATCCTTGCGGCCCAGGGCGAGGCGGAGGCCATCCTCAGCGTGCAGAAGGCCACGGCCCAGGGCATCGAGATGATCCGCGAGGCAGGCGCCGACAGCGCGGTGCTCACGCTCAAGAGCCTCGAGACAATGCAGCGCGTCGCCGACGGCCAGGCAACGAAGATCATCATCCCCTCGGAGCTGCAAGGCCTCGCCGGCCTGGCCACGACCGCTGGCGAGCTGTTCAAGGCGACCGACGATCCCGCTGGGTCAAAGTAG
- a CDS encoding NfeD family protein, with amino-acid sequence MGSFLPFVWLGVAVVAGLVEAASPLLICIWFCLGAAVTFVVSLFVDNVLTQVIVFLVASFVMLLALRPFMRKRVNAKGEPQMNADGYVGRVVTVTQGITATHDGRALLGDTSWLARCANGGELSSGSQARVVSVDGARLVVEPLGGGAA; translated from the coding sequence ATGGGATCGTTTCTGCCGTTCGTCTGGCTCGGCGTCGCCGTCGTGGCCGGCCTCGTTGAGGCGGCCTCACCGCTGCTCATCTGCATCTGGTTCTGCCTGGGCGCCGCAGTCACGTTCGTCGTGAGCCTCTTCGTCGACAACGTGCTCACGCAGGTCATCGTGTTCCTCGTCGCCTCGTTCGTCATGCTGCTCGCCCTGCGTCCCTTCATGCGCAAGCGCGTCAACGCCAAGGGGGAGCCCCAGATGAACGCCGACGGCTACGTGGGGCGCGTCGTCACCGTCACGCAAGGCATCACCGCAACGCACGACGGACGCGCGCTGCTCGGCGACACGTCGTGGCTCGCACGCTGCGCCAACGGGGGCGAGCTCTCCAGCGGCTCCCAGGCCCGCGTCGTCTCCGTCGACGGAGCGCGGCTCGTCGTCGAGCCGCTGGGAGGAGGCGCCGCCTAG
- a CDS encoding transporter substrate-binding domain-containing protein, with protein MKRITRLAVSAVVATACALALTGCSSYPSVQEAMDAAAKQPVVSSPVVKTDGVLTIGINSSNAPYAWAAQSGSSTISGVDVDVALALAEQMGLTARFVNVGTGVTGASTGDVDVVMGVSPTQITDGLSVVVGSYADAAPAVFMKDYTGAKLTLDEVIAGPVGVQSESASSKTFADMAPTAAQQGFATLNDAFDALQAGTVKYVVCDSFMGGYLAASYDDISLAGALQMPTTRGIAVAASNAELQSAVQSAVDELASNGIQSLIRSSWVGDLPSITAENQVAAAVPTAPAVDPAAVPAEGEAAPAEGEAAPVEGE; from the coding sequence ATGAAGCGCATCACCCGTCTCGCCGTCTCCGCCGTTGTCGCCACCGCCTGTGCGTTGGCCCTGACCGGCTGCAGCAGCTACCCGTCCGTGCAGGAGGCGATGGACGCCGCGGCGAAGCAGCCCGTCGTCAGCTCGCCCGTCGTCAAGACGGACGGCGTGCTCACGATCGGCATCAACTCGTCCAACGCGCCCTATGCGTGGGCTGCGCAGTCCGGCTCGAGCACCATCAGCGGCGTCGACGTGGACGTTGCGCTCGCTCTGGCCGAGCAGATGGGCCTCACCGCTCGCTTCGTCAACGTGGGCACGGGCGTGACGGGCGCCTCGACCGGCGACGTCGACGTCGTCATGGGCGTGAGCCCCACGCAGATCACCGACGGCCTGAGCGTCGTCGTGGGCAGCTACGCAGATGCCGCGCCCGCTGTGTTCATGAAGGACTACACGGGCGCCAAGCTCACGCTCGACGAGGTCATCGCTGGCCCCGTTGGCGTGCAGAGCGAGTCCGCGAGCTCCAAGACGTTTGCCGACATGGCGCCGACGGCTGCGCAGCAGGGCTTTGCCACGCTCAACGACGCGTTCGACGCGCTCCAGGCCGGCACCGTGAAGTACGTTGTGTGCGACTCGTTCATGGGAGGCTATCTGGCCGCCTCCTATGACGACATCTCGCTGGCGGGCGCGCTCCAGATGCCCACGACGCGCGGCATCGCCGTGGCGGCGAGCAACGCCGAGCTCCAGAGCGCTGTGCAGAGTGCCGTCGACGAGCTTGCGTCCAACGGCATCCAGAGCCTGATCCGCAGCTCATGGGTGGGAGATCTGCCCTCCATCACGGCGGAGAACCAGGTGGCGGCCGCCGTGCCCACCGCGCCCGCCGTCGACCCCGCCGCGGTGCCTGCCGAGGGCGAGGCGGCTCCCGCCGAGGGCGAAGCCGCTCCCGTCGAGGGCGAGTAA
- a CDS encoding PaaI family thioesterase: MNLSDILQVEYVKMEPNEGLTRTKVSDVMLQPNGILHGGISAWLAENCANKAAMTGYSPDYAHPVGLNLESTHMLPVNLGDTIETHAHMVHGGGRTQVWAIEQKRLSDGATFNVSQLTIYIKYLHKKPGSPVSAEA; this comes from the coding sequence ATGAACCTGAGTGACATCCTGCAGGTGGAGTACGTCAAGATGGAGCCGAACGAGGGCCTGACGCGCACGAAGGTGAGCGACGTCATGCTGCAGCCCAACGGCATTCTGCACGGCGGCATCAGTGCGTGGCTCGCGGAGAACTGCGCCAACAAGGCCGCCATGACCGGCTATTCGCCCGACTATGCGCACCCGGTTGGCCTGAACCTCGAGTCGACGCACATGCTGCCGGTCAACCTGGGCGACACGATCGAGACGCACGCTCACATGGTGCATGGCGGCGGCCGCACGCAGGTGTGGGCCATCGAGCAGAAGCGCCTGTCCGACGGCGCGACGTTCAACGTCTCCCAGTTGACGATCTACATCAAGTACCTGCACAAGAAGCCCGGGTCCCCGGTCAGCGCCGAGGCCTAG
- the raiA gene encoding ribosome-associated translation inhibitor RaiA, with protein sequence MNVTVTGRNIAVTDALRDYVEEKLSAATNVFDIPMNTEVVLRVEKNPSNPVPQVVEVTVFIKGAVVRVSEAATDMYAAVDMAADRVSRQLRKFKTRVVDRRQRASRPEAEPGVPLDELVTPEPDPAAPEADDEEDYVVREKLIEFTKLTEDQALLQVDLLGHDFFVYTNADTGDVNVMYRRKNGGYGVIKPVAPAPAMPEHTA encoded by the coding sequence ATGAACGTCACCGTCACTGGTCGCAACATCGCCGTCACTGACGCCCTTCGCGACTATGTCGAGGAAAAGCTGTCGGCGGCAACGAACGTGTTCGACATCCCGATGAATACCGAGGTCGTCCTGCGCGTTGAGAAGAACCCGTCCAACCCCGTTCCTCAGGTCGTCGAGGTCACGGTCTTCATCAAGGGCGCCGTCGTTCGCGTGTCCGAGGCCGCAACCGACATGTATGCCGCCGTCGACATGGCGGCTGACCGCGTGTCCCGCCAGCTGCGCAAGTTCAAGACGCGCGTCGTTGACCGCCGTCAGCGCGCCTCCCGTCCCGAGGCCGAGCCCGGCGTGCCGCTTGACGAGCTTGTGACGCCCGAGCCGGATCCCGCGGCGCCCGAGGCAGACGACGAGGAGGACTACGTCGTCCGCGAGAAGCTCATCGAGTTCACGAAGCTGACGGAGGACCAGGCCCTGCTGCAGGTCGACCTGCTTGGGCACGACTTCTTCGTCTATACGAACGCTGACACGGGTGACGTCAACGTCATGTATCGCCGCAAGAACGGCGGCTACGGTGTCATCAAGCCGGTCGCACCGGCGCCGGCGATGCCCGAGCACACCGCCTAG
- a CDS encoding ComF family protein, whose amino-acid sequence MPVRVRRAVRELGEGFEELLWPTRCAGCDAPGVLLCDACRARLPLADQAHACPRCGAPFGALVCTECTDWHTGADDEGVSDPSPDDASAAGLLASALDGVCCAGSLAWPLDALIRAYKDAGERRIAPLLADVLFQALAFTRAFDVRDATCLAFVPATPAAFARRGFDHMDAVARPLAGLLGLPVRDVLARGGGADQRRLTREGRRANARGDVVACARLDGERVLLVDDVLTTGATLLACAGALRAAGACRVYGACVARAW is encoded by the coding sequence GTGCCGGTTCGCGTTCGTCGTGCGGTGCGCGAGCTGGGGGAGGGCTTCGAGGAGCTGCTGTGGCCCACGCGCTGTGCGGGCTGCGACGCTCCCGGCGTGCTGCTGTGCGACGCGTGCCGGGCACGCTTGCCCCTCGCTGACCAGGCGCATGCCTGTCCGCGCTGTGGGGCCCCGTTTGGGGCGCTGGTCTGCACGGAGTGCACGGACTGGCATACCGGCGCCGATGACGAGGGCGTTTCCGACCCCAGCCCGGACGACGCCTCCGCCGCTGGGCTGCTGGCGAGTGCCCTGGACGGCGTGTGCTGCGCCGGGTCGCTTGCCTGGCCGCTCGACGCGCTCATCCGTGCGTACAAGGACGCGGGGGAGCGCCGCATTGCCCCGCTGCTTGCGGACGTGCTCTTCCAGGCGCTGGCGTTCACCCGAGCGTTTGACGTGCGCGATGCCACGTGCCTCGCGTTCGTCCCCGCGACGCCCGCCGCGTTCGCTCGCCGCGGCTTCGACCACATGGACGCCGTCGCCCGCCCCCTCGCCGGGCTGCTCGGCCTGCCCGTGCGCGACGTGCTGGCGCGCGGCGGGGGCGCCGACCAGCGTCGCCTGACGCGGGAGGGCCGCCGCGCCAACGCCCGGGGCGACGTTGTGGCGTGCGCGCGGCTCGACGGCGAGCGCGTCCTGCTCGTTGACGACGTGCTCACAACGGGCGCGACGCTGCTCGCCTGCGCCGGTGCCCTGCGCGCCGCGGGCGCTTGCCGGGTGTACGGGGCCTGCGTCGCCCGCGCGTGGTGA